The DNA region GCCTCGGCTGGCGCGGGCCGCGCCCCCGCCGGGCGTTCCGCCGCCGATCTGTTCAGTCGAATCTTCTGCCCACTCTTGCCGGTCTTGCCCTTGCCAGTCACGCCCCCAGAGTGGCACATGGGCGCGGGGGTGCGCCGTTTGACCTTGCCCGGGGTGCGCCAAAACCGGTATGCCAGCCCCCGGGGCCCGTCTTTAGAATGCCCGGCATGGAACACGCCTTCAAAGTGGATCTGCGGGGCATCATTGACCTGCTGTCAAACCACCTGTATTCGGACCCTAGCGTGTTCGTGCGCGAACTGCTGCAAAACGGGGTGGACGCGATCACCGCGCGGCGGGTCCGCCACGGCGACTTCGAGCCGCTGATCGAGGCCCGGCTGCTGCGCGGGGACGGCGAGCTGCCCCGGCTGGAATTCCGTGACAACGGGGTGGGGCTGTCGGAGAGCGAGGTCCACGAGTTCCTCGCCACCATCGGGCGCTCGTCCAAGCGCATCGACGAGGCGCGCGACACCTTTCTGGGGCAGTTCGGCATCGGCCTGCTGTCGTGCTTCATGGTGAGCGGCGAGATTGAACTGGTGACGAAAAGCGCCTCGGGTGGCCCCGCCGTGCGCTGGCTGGCCCAGGCCGACGGCACGTACACGCTGGAGGTGCTGCCAGGCGACCACGCCACCGACATTGGCACCACCGTTCGCCTGCGGGCGCGCGAGGACACCGACTTCTACTTCGAGTACGACGAACTGCGCGGGGCGCTGGAGAATTACGGGCGCATCCTGCCCTACCCCATTCACGTCACGGACGGCGAGCAGTACGCCCATGTGAACGCCGTGATGCCGCCGTGGCTGGCCTACGCGGCGGGCGACACGAGCAAGCGCGACGAGGTGCTGGCCTATGCCCGCGAGGAACTGGGGGTGCAGGCGCTGGACGCCGTGCCGCTGCGCAGCGAAGCGGGCGGGCTGCTGGGCGTGGCCCTGGTGCTGCCCCACGCCACCCAGCGCTCTTCGCGGCAGTGGCACTCGGTGTACCTCAAGCGGATGCTGCTGGGCCACAACCTCCAGAACCTGCTGCCCGAGTGGGCCTTTTTCGTGCGCTGCCTGCTGAACGTGGATGGGCTGCACCCCACCGCCTCGCGCGAATCGTTCTATGAAGACGACGCCCTGAAGGCCGCCCGCGAGGCCCTGAACGCCGGTCTGCGCGGCTACATCGAGGAACTGGCCCAGCAGGACCCCAAGCGGCTGGACGCCCTGATCTCGCTGCACCACCTGCCGCTCAAGGCCCTCGCCACCGAAGACGACGACTTTTTCCGGCTGCTGGCCCCCGAGTTCAGTCTGGAGACCTCCACCGGGCGCATGAAGCTGGGCGAGTACGCGCGGCGCGCCCCCACCCTGCGGATGGTCACGGACCTCGACCAGTTCCGCCAGATCGCGCAGGTGGCGAGCGCCTACGGGCACAGCGTCGTGAACGCGGTGTACACCTACGACGTGCCGCTGCTGCGGCAGTACGCCCGCCTGTTCGGGCGCGAACTGGAAGAGGTGGACGCCCAGACCTACGCCCTGTCTTTGGAAGACGTGGCGGCGGGCGGCCTGGAGGGCGTGCTGGCGCGGGCCAACGCGGCCCTCGAAGGCCTGGGCTGCGAGGTCAGCGTGAAGCGCTTTGAGCCCGCCGAGCTGCCCGCCCTGCTGATCGTGACGAGCGAGCGCCGCCTGCTGGACGACATTGAAGCCGCACAGGAAGTTTCGGACGAGGTGTTCTCTGAGTTTCTGGCCGATTACGCCGCCGAGTACGAGGAGGTGCGCGTCTCGCGCCTGCACCT from Deinococcus multiflagellatus includes:
- a CDS encoding HSP90 family protein; the protein is MEHAFKVDLRGIIDLLSNHLYSDPSVFVRELLQNGVDAITARRVRHGDFEPLIEARLLRGDGELPRLEFRDNGVGLSESEVHEFLATIGRSSKRIDEARDTFLGQFGIGLLSCFMVSGEIELVTKSASGGPAVRWLAQADGTYTLEVLPGDHATDIGTTVRLRAREDTDFYFEYDELRGALENYGRILPYPIHVTDGEQYAHVNAVMPPWLAYAAGDTSKRDEVLAYAREELGVQALDAVPLRSEAGGLLGVALVLPHATQRSSRQWHSVYLKRMLLGHNLQNLLPEWAFFVRCLLNVDGLHPTASRESFYEDDALKAAREALNAGLRGYIEELAQQDPKRLDALISLHHLPLKALATEDDDFFRLLAPEFSLETSTGRMKLGEYARRAPTLRMVTDLDQFRQIAQVASAYGHSVVNAVYTYDVPLLRQYARLFGRELEEVDAQTYALSLEDVAAGGLEGVLARANAALEGLGCEVSVKRFEPAELPALLIVTSERRLLDDIEAAQEVSDEVFSEFLADYAAEYEEVRVSRLHLNLGHSLVQELLHVDDDAVFARLVQMLYVQAHLLGHHPLRAEELALLTGGLSDMMRWGLRATRLDTLN